One window of Oscillospiraceae bacterium genomic DNA carries:
- a CDS encoding BspA family leucine-rich repeat surface protein, translating into MRKRILTLALATAMLLGSASHIGVAQPHFPVSVAQAANFVIDNPYEDVNWDTWNSHRAALHTHTNNFDGRLTLDNVVLDHFQRGYDILAITDHNTVTPAFDQMPWRFAPETGRVDPVFRHMTTADKLAIYHGTCTRPRVMPQWPTPRTQQHGMIGLPDSNEPSLSHHMLTYWAPINNYHHGWGLPLYRRGYYYPGDPTRFSNTTPTPGIINPAWMEYHMLRRTMEVGGLAVIAHPGRYTGGVGICEDEDYEDDLTTAEYRLIKGAYASNHPVIYGRYVEMFRRFPSAVGMEIFNRLDNETRSDRILWDNILQQTMPYGRNVFGFSNDDSHDDVETGYNWNMFFLPELSVDAMRQAMETGTFYTIARVDRRLGINDTLPNDETPDDDAIPMPRAGNADTLHLWDLPDPPGIASIVVGDDTITINAVRYNEIQWISGAPGNGGRVIHIGATLDLNDTLYPIVGNYVRAQIIHWDNGVAMTQPFGVRGVAEELNTSNIVSFTRQPAVIDVYCDVASTALGLGLPGGTQIQASDGRVSYARINWDLFGLDSNGICQQSHIINGRLELPGGVVNGNNLDLNVSVTVNIICRLWHYDDNPNAWARDYLYNACYRSLISHRVLQSSTWRDGIPRLYIADLAARFIETQSGMTVQAFVASRDPSTLHDIPFTDSNDPDVLALARLGIILGMGSYQWDGVQFRPHDLIDRQSAAVLLGRLVTLFGGEVPANVPQAALPFQDAVASWARGSVYFLYHQNPRIMSNTSSIPGVYLFSPQMTFQSQMMVIAMVRTLNVLVGGVLSIDFASSIRHNVGNRNNEEEPEMKKLACTLLACAMLLAATPTAGVAEPVVEIASGVFTEHGSHLPWRLYSDGALIVDSGMLDRGDTWRGIWAGHGRDITTITFTGPVIAGNSLSGLFRALANVTAIDGLHYFDTSNVTDMSGMFNLSFRDTMGTLPFYASPLTTLDLSGWDTSNVTNMSDMFNGAISLTSIEGISDWDTSNVTNMSHMFGFDFFGFPHWLPRETSLENLDVSGWDTSSVTNMRGVFRGASSLTNLDLSGWNTGNVTSTANMFSGMTSLHSLTLGENFAFVGGGALPAGPWQNVGSGTVANPQGAFIFTAAELMANFDGTIHADTWVRQPHPVYRYDNNPNSWAREYLEQAYDLGLISQRVLENNTWRDGIPRIYIADMAARFIEAHYGESIVDFVASRDPSTLYSVPFTDSTDPDVLALAQLGVIRGKGSFQWEGVQFRPNDNIDRQSAAVLLGRLITLFDGEVPVYVPQGDLPFEDRVASWTRGSVYFLYDLGIMGNTCSQGGYLFSPRMEMQFQMMVMAMVRTLDALD; encoded by the coding sequence ATGCGTAAGCGTATACTAACGCTTGCTTTGGCAACTGCAATGCTCTTGGGCAGCGCATCGCACATCGGCGTGGCACAGCCGCATTTTCCTGTCAGCGTGGCGCAAGCAGCAAATTTCGTCATTGACAATCCCTACGAGGACGTGAATTGGGACACTTGGAATTCACACCGTGCCGCACTGCATACGCATACCAACAACTTTGACGGCAGGCTTACGTTGGACAATGTGGTGTTAGACCACTTTCAAAGAGGCTATGACATTCTTGCTATCACTGACCACAATACAGTGACGCCCGCGTTTGACCAAATGCCATGGCGGTTTGCGCCTGAAACAGGGCGTGTCGACCCTGTGTTTCGGCACATGACCACCGCCGATAAACTGGCGATTTACCATGGCACATGCACTCGTCCGCGCGTTATGCCGCAATGGCCGACACCGCGCACACAGCAGCATGGCATGATAGGCCTCCCCGACAGCAACGAGCCGTCCCTTTCTCACCATATGCTCACCTACTGGGCACCCATCAACAACTACCACCATGGTTGGGGCTTGCCGCTTTATCGCAGGGGTTACTATTACCCCGGAGACCCAACCAGATTCAGCAACACGACGCCGACCCCGGGCATTATTAACCCGGCATGGATGGAGTATCACATGTTGCGGCGAACAATGGAGGTGGGCGGTCTTGCCGTGATAGCACATCCCGGGCGTTATACGGGCGGCGTTGGAATCTGTGAAGATGAAGATTATGAAGACGATTTAACTACTGCGGAGTATCGCCTAATTAAAGGCGCTTACGCATCCAACCACCCTGTCATATACGGTCGTTACGTTGAAATGTTCCGCCGCTTTCCTAGTGCCGTTGGTATGGAAATTTTCAATAGGTTAGACAACGAAACCCGCTCCGACCGTATTTTGTGGGACAATATTTTGCAGCAAACCATGCCATACGGTCGCAATGTCTTTGGCTTTTCCAACGATGACAGTCATGATGACGTTGAAACCGGTTATAATTGGAACATGTTCTTTCTGCCCGAACTCAGTGTTGACGCCATGCGTCAAGCTATGGAAACAGGCACTTTCTATACGATTGCCCGTGTTGACCGCCGCTTGGGCATCAACGACACCTTGCCAAACGATGAAACGCCGGACGATGATGCCATTCCCATGCCCCGTGCCGGTAACGCGGACACACTGCATCTGTGGGATTTACCCGACCCGCCGGGTATTGCCAGCATTGTCGTGGGTGATGATACGATTACCATTAACGCCGTTCGCTACAATGAAATCCAGTGGATTAGCGGCGCCCCCGGCAACGGCGGCCGTGTGATACATATCGGCGCAACGCTGGACTTGAATGATACGCTGTATCCTATCGTAGGCAATTACGTCCGCGCGCAGATTATTCATTGGGATAACGGCGTTGCCATGACCCAGCCGTTCGGCGTTCGGGGCGTTGCAGAAGAGTTGAACACGAGCAATATCGTCAGTTTTACGCGACAGCCCGCCGTCATTGATGTATATTGTGATGTGGCATCAACGGCACTAGGACTGGGGTTGCCGGGCGGCACACAAATTCAGGCAAGTGACGGCCGTGTGTCTTACGCGCGTATCAACTGGGATTTGTTCGGCTTAGATTCTAATGGCATCTGCCAACAGAGCCATATCATCAACGGTCGGTTGGAACTGCCTGGCGGTGTTGTCAATGGCAACAACCTTGATTTGAATGTCAGCGTGACCGTCAATATCATATGCCGCTTGTGGCATTACGACGATAATCCCAACGCATGGGCGCGTGATTACCTCTATAATGCCTGTTACCGCAGTTTGATTTCGCATCGTGTGCTGCAAAGCAGCACATGGCGCGATGGTATTCCGCGGTTGTACATTGCCGATTTGGCGGCACGGTTCATCGAAACGCAAAGCGGTATGACGGTTCAAGCATTTGTGGCGTCGCGTGACCCAAGCACGTTGCATGACATTCCGTTCACTGACAGCAATGACCCCGATGTGCTTGCCTTGGCGCGGCTGGGTATCATTTTGGGCATGGGGTCGTACCAGTGGGACGGCGTACAGTTCCGTCCGCATGATTTAATTGACCGTCAAAGTGCGGCGGTGTTGCTGGGGCGGCTGGTGACGCTGTTTGGCGGCGAAGTGCCGGCAAATGTGCCGCAAGCCGCTTTGCCGTTCCAAGACGCGGTGGCAAGCTGGGCGCGGGGTTCGGTGTATTTCCTGTATCACCAAAACCCAAGAATCATGAGTAACACTAGCTCGATTCCGGGCGTGTATCTATTCTCGCCGCAAATGACATTCCAAAGCCAAATGATGGTCATCGCCATGGTGCGGACGTTGAATGTGTTGGTCGGTGGCGTTCTTTCGATTGACTTTGCGTCAAGTATAAGGCATAATGTTGGCAACAGAAACAATGAGGAGGAACCTGAGATGAAAAAACTGGCATGTACACTCTTGGCTTGCGCCATGTTGTTGGCAGCGACGCCGACGGCAGGTGTGGCCGAGCCGGTCGTTGAAATTGCGTCCGGCGTATTCACCGAGCATGGCAGCCATCTGCCGTGGCGGCTGTACAGCGACGGCGCGTTGATTGTGGATAGCGGAATGCTTGATAGGGGCGACACATGGCGCGGTATTTGGGCCGGTCATGGTCGTGATATTACTACCATCACATTTACCGGGCCGGTTATCGCCGGCAATTCATTGAGTGGTCTATTTAGGGCCTTAGCAAATGTAACGGCCATAGACGGGTTACATTATTTTGATACAAGCAACGTCACTGATATGAGTGGCATGTTTAATCTTTCTTTCCGTGATACGATGGGCACATTACCCTTTTACGCATCGCCCTTAACGACCCTTGATTTATCGGGTTGGGATACAAGCAATGTGACAAATATGTCGGATATGTTTAATGGCGCAATCAGCTTAACAAGCATTGAAGGCATATCCGACTGGGATACAAGCAATGTAACCAATATGAGTCATATGTTTGGTTTTGACTTTTTTGGCTTTCCCCACTGGCTTCCTCGCGAAACAAGTTTGGAAAATCTTGATGTATCGGGTTGGGATACGAGCAGTGTAACAAACATGAGAGGTGTGTTTAGAGGTGCAAGCAGCTTGACAAATCTTGATTTATCTGGTTGGAATACCGGAAATGTAACAAGTACTGCGAATATGTTCAGCGGTATGACTAGCTTACACTCACTAACGTTGGGCGAAAATTTCGCTTTTGTTGGGGGGGGGGCACTCCCCGCCGGCCCGTGGCAAAACGTCGGTTCCGGCACGGTGGCTAACCCGCAGGGTGCGTTTATCTTCACGGCGGCAGAGTTGATGGCAAACTTCGATGGCACAATCCATGCCGACACATGGGTACGCCAGCCGCACCCTGTCTATCGTTATGACAACAACCCCAACAGTTGGGCGCGTGAATATTTGGAGCAAGCGTATGACTTAGGGTTGATTTCCCAGCGTGTGCTGGAAAATAACACATGGCGCGATGGTATTCCGCGTATTTACATCGCCGATATGGCGGCGCGGTTTATCGAGGCGCATTATGGTGAGAGCATCGTAGACTTCGTAGCGTCACGTGACCCAAGCACATTGTACAGCGTCCCGTTCACAGACAGCACTGACCCCGACGTACTCGCGCTGGCGCAGTTGGGTGTCATTCGCGGTAAGGGTTCGTTCCAGTGGGAGGGCGTGCAGTTCCGGCCCAATGATAACATCGACCGTCAAAGCGCGGCGGTGTTGTTGGGGCGATTGATTACACTGTTTGACGGTGAAGTGCCAGTCTATGTGCCACAAGGTGACTTGCCCTTTGAGGACAGAGTGGCAAGCTGGACACGCGGTTCGGTGTACTTC
- a CDS encoding MobA/MobL family protein encodes MAIYHNHAKVITKASGRSPVAVSAYINGIKMTDEYTGKIHDYSKKREVMHREVMLPENAPWQFHDREILWNAVAKYEGQTGQKARTFEFSLPRELDLREQTKLLQNYVRDNFVNAGMCADFAIHDKKDGNPHAHINLTIRPIDSDGNWETKTTTFYVCKNKHGEERALTAAEWQADKATWYKKMPYYKDGKKSNSNLLYLTKHEADSDPKYKDYQRVKGVKKPEQHSEYTNPKIIEWSSPEFLENCREDLAVKINQALEENGFTDRVDHRSYEAQGIIKFPTKHLGVAAKGIEGKGVSSERGNENRLIEQANRDQLREIAVLEKEMNDAIIHIDELRRQQEQLAAVGGSLSMRPMVATLAEKIEQAKIRAAEQNKKPVRIHEPETPVGQGIVTEKRTAETYAKEIEKLAFYQTIRETKELAKLLTVIHKEDITCYRDFNQRLAGIKRDKWSVNSESENSKTIAGLLATVKKYKPIRATFESLNGRAAKKYAEQHKDELEIISMAENRLKELNADDNIKNANLDGAIACANEKVAIADKAITTLNARAVLVHSARNTVDKIMRKEREQEKERKPETER; translated from the coding sequence ATGGCAATCTATCACAACCATGCGAAGGTAATTACAAAGGCAAGCGGGCGTTCTCCGGTTGCCGTAAGTGCATATATTAACGGTATTAAAATGACCGATGAATACACCGGGAAAATACACGACTATTCGAAGAAACGGGAAGTCATGCACAGAGAAGTCATGCTGCCCGAAAATGCACCGTGGCAATTTCATGACAGAGAAATTCTATGGAATGCCGTGGCGAAATACGAAGGACAGACGGGACAGAAAGCGCGGACGTTTGAATTTTCACTGCCGCGAGAACTTGATTTACGAGAACAAACTAAGCTGCTGCAAAATTATGTGCGGGATAATTTTGTTAACGCCGGGATGTGTGCCGACTTTGCCATACATGATAAAAAAGACGGAAACCCTCACGCTCATATCAATCTGACAATACGGCCGATTGATAGTGACGGAAATTGGGAAACCAAAACGACCACTTTCTATGTTTGCAAAAACAAGCACGGCGAAGAACGAGCCTTGACCGCCGCCGAATGGCAAGCAGATAAAGCGACTTGGTACAAAAAAATGCCGTATTACAAAGACGGAAAAAAGAGCAATAGCAACCTTCTATACCTCACAAAACACGAAGCTGATAGCGACCCGAAATACAAAGATTATCAGCGTGTCAAAGGTGTAAAGAAACCTGAGCAGCATAGCGAATATACTAACCCGAAAATTATAGAATGGAGCAGTCCGGAATTTCTCGAAAATTGCCGTGAGGATTTGGCTGTTAAAATCAACCAAGCACTTGAAGAAAACGGCTTTACAGATAGAGTAGACCATAGGAGTTATGAAGCACAAGGGATTATAAAATTCCCGACCAAGCATTTAGGTGTAGCAGCAAAAGGCATCGAAGGGAAAGGGGTGTCATCAGAACGGGGTAATGAAAACAGACTTATTGAGCAAGCGAACCGTGACCAGCTTCGTGAAATTGCCGTGCTTGAAAAAGAAATGAATGACGCTATAATCCATATAGACGAGCTACGGCGGCAACAAGAACAACTTGCGGCAGTCGGCGGCAGCTTGTCGATGCGGCCCATGGTGGCAACACTTGCTGAAAAAATTGAGCAAGCCAAGATTAGAGCTGCTGAGCAAAACAAAAAACCTGTGCGTATTCACGAGCCGGAAACTCCGGTCGGGCAGGGTATAGTGACTGAGAAACGCACGGCAGAAACGTATGCCAAAGAAATAGAAAAGCTGGCATTTTATCAAACCATCAGAGAAACGAAAGAACTTGCCAAACTCCTTACTGTTATCCATAAAGAGGATATAACTTGCTACCGGGACTTTAACCAACGACTTGCCGGCATCAAACGTGATAAATGGTCTGTAAATTCTGAAAGCGAGAACAGCAAGACGATAGCCGGCTTGCTTGCTACCGTAAAGAAATATAAGCCGATTAGGGCTACATTTGAAAGTCTAAATGGGAGAGCTGCCAAAAAATATGCCGAGCAACACAAAGATGAGTTGGAAATTATATCAATGGCAGAGAATAGATTAAAAGAGCTTAATGCGGACGACAATATCAAGAATGCGAACCTGGATGGTGCGATAGCGTGTGCAAATGAAAAGGTAGCCATTGCCGACAAGGCAATAACTACCCTTAATGCTCGTGCTGTTTTAGTGCATTCAGCTCGGAATACAGTCGATAAGATTATGCGAAAAGAGCGCGAGCAAGAGAAAGAACGGAAACCGGAAACGGAGCGGTAG
- a CDS encoding DUF3847 domain-containing protein → MATVKKSIEEKLKELELKKEAAEQRAKQIDAQMKDLNKKKTEAARKERTRRLIQNGALAEKYFDCDGADQGVFEDLLKRIVAVDGVREIIGADQ, encoded by the coding sequence ATGGCAACAGTTAAGAAATCAATCGAGGAAAAATTAAAAGAATTGGAATTAAAGAAAGAGGCCGCCGAACAAAGAGCTAAACAAATTGATGCACAGATGAAAGACCTTAATAAAAAGAAAACCGAAGCGGCTCGCAAAGAGCGTACCCGCCGCTTAATTCAAAACGGTGCACTGGCAGAAAAATATTTTGATTGCGATGGAGCTGACCAAGGCGTATTCGAGGATTTGCTAAAACGCATAGTAGCCGTTGACGGTGTACGAGAAATTATAGGAGCAGACCAATGA
- a CDS encoding class B sortase, whose protein sequence is MKRHRRFSPLWLCIVILLIGVFAFSGSQIWRHVSEEREVAEQFDRLTSQIERPPSPPQGQPNYTDDAPAEWTVFDQYGALFSQNPDMIGWISIDGTSINYPVMHTPGRPDFYLRRNFRGERCRFGTPYIFEYATLEPQSDNITIFAHNMGNSRMFGSLMNYRNATFLAEHPIINFDTIAGFGRYEIITVFIANPTAFPYHMFVNAAVEDEFDEFVRRGKELAVNSTGVTATYGDRLITLSTCINTRPDYRLVVVARKI, encoded by the coding sequence ATGAAACGCCATCGTCGTTTCTCACCCTTATGGCTCTGTATAGTCATTTTATTGATTGGCGTTTTTGCTTTTTCAGGGTCACAGATTTGGCGTCATGTTTCCGAAGAACGAGAAGTTGCGGAGCAATTCGACCGGCTAACTTCACAAATCGAAAGGCCGCCCTCCCCGCCTCAGGGACAACCAAACTACACCGATGATGCGCCGGCTGAATGGACAGTGTTCGACCAATACGGTGCGTTGTTTTCACAAAACCCCGATATGATAGGTTGGATTTCTATTGACGGCACATCAATAAATTATCCTGTCATGCATACGCCGGGGCGGCCGGATTTTTACTTGCGGCGTAACTTCCGAGGTGAGCGTTGTCGCTTCGGCACACCATATATTTTTGAGTATGCCACTCTTGAACCACAGAGCGACAACATTACTATCTTTGCACACAATATGGGTAACAGTAGGATGTTTGGTTCGTTGATGAATTATAGGAACGCGACCTTTCTTGCCGAACATCCGATTATCAATTTTGACACCATTGCCGGCTTTGGACGGTATGAGATAATTACGGTATTCATCGCCAACCCGACTGCATTTCCATACCATATGTTTGTCAACGCTGCCGTTGAAGATGAGTTTGACGAATTTGTGCGTCGAGGCAAGGAACTTGCTGTGAATAGTACCGGTGTTACTGCTACATATGGTGATAGGTTAATTACACTTTCTACTTGCATCAATACACGGCCGGACTATCGGCTTGTTGTTGTAGCGAGGAAGATATGA
- a CDS encoding DUF6036 family nucleotidyltransferase: MRELTREDILKYFEEINSRLAAENKHGDIYVVGGAAMTMVFNARTSTYDIDAIFAPKEDLRAIISDIAEKHSLNEDWLNDGAKGFVTDKMKFQTHLSYSNLTVLSVDAESLLAMKLTSARANSKDMDDSIFLMKELGIQNEKELFDIIDTYIHPNQQTMMAKYFTMEAFEKYHQFIERKPSLQDKKKRCTDQSKRMAENRQAKNLQKNIER; the protein is encoded by the coding sequence ATGCGTGAGCTGACAAGAGAGGATATACTCAAATATTTTGAGGAAATCAACAGCCGGCTCGCCGCCGAAAACAAACATGGTGACATCTATGTTGTCGGCGGAGCCGCCATGACCATGGTGTTTAACGCAAGGACGTCTACCTATGACATTGATGCTATCTTTGCGCCCAAAGAAGACTTACGCGCAATTATAAGTGACATAGCCGAAAAACATTCACTTAACGAGGATTGGCTCAATGACGGCGCAAAGGGGTTTGTCACCGACAAGATGAAATTTCAAACGCACCTATCCTATTCCAACCTTACCGTACTGAGTGTCGATGCTGAGAGTTTACTTGCTATGAAGCTGACATCAGCGCGCGCCAACTCCAAGGATATGGATGATAGTATCTTTTTGATGAAAGAGCTGGGCATTCAAAACGAAAAAGAGCTTTTTGACATCATTGATACATATATCCATCCGAACCAACAAACGATGATGGCAAAATACTTTACAATGGAAGCATTTGAAAAGTATCATCAGTTTATTGAGCGTAAGCCTTCTTTACAGGATAAGAAAAAGCGATGCACAGATCAGAGCAAGCGCATGGCAGAGAACAGGCAGGCAAAAAACTTACAAAAAAATATTGAGCGATAA
- a CDS encoding AAA family ATPase has product MVIAIANQKGGVAKTTTAHNLGVALSLLDKKVLMIDLDSQASLTISTGVEPNDTADNSIVSVLADGKERIKDCIHKTRNENLYIIPSVIDLAGLEMQLFARTSREKILARAIEPIRNDFDFIIIDCPPQLGILTVNALSCADGIIIPVKTDYLAYRGIKDLEYSISDVQEYLNPNAKIFGVIATIYEKVSKDDRSVLAMLNQEYNVIGVVSKKVMVKKGVYDGIAVVELAPSSDIAQSYKDVAKMIVSGEYRKTVSA; this is encoded by the coding sequence ATGGTTATAGCAATAGCAAATCAAAAAGGCGGTGTGGCAAAAACGACGACCGCGCACAATCTAGGGGTTGCCCTCTCACTTTTGGATAAGAAGGTTTTAATGATTGACCTTGACAGCCAAGCGAGCTTGACTATTTCAACAGGAGTTGAACCAAACGACACGGCAGACAACAGCATAGTTTCAGTATTGGCTGATGGCAAGGAAAGAATCAAGGATTGCATCCATAAGACAAGAAACGAAAACCTGTACATTATTCCATCGGTCATCGACCTTGCCGGGCTGGAAATGCAATTATTCGCAAGAACAAGCAGAGAAAAAATACTTGCACGGGCAATCGAACCGATACGCAATGACTTTGACTTTATCATCATTGACTGTCCCCCGCAGCTTGGCATTTTAACAGTCAATGCGCTATCATGTGCCGATGGCATTATAATCCCCGTTAAAACCGACTATTTGGCGTACCGGGGCATAAAAGACCTCGAATACTCGATAAGCGATGTGCAAGAGTATTTGAACCCAAACGCAAAGATTTTTGGGGTTATTGCCACCATCTATGAAAAGGTGTCAAAGGACGATAGGAGCGTTTTGGCAATGCTAAATCAGGAATATAACGTCATTGGTGTTGTCAGCAAAAAGGTCATGGTTAAAAAGGGCGTATATGACGGTATAGCCGTCGTTGAACTTGCCCCGAGTAGTGATATTGCACAATCGTACAAAGATGTTGCTAAAATGATTGTTTCGGGTGAATACAGAAAGACGGTGAGCGCATGA
- a CDS encoding glycerol-3-phosphate dehydrogenase: MHVGILGSGRWATFLAWYTRQLGHAVTLWGRTQSERFRQLQTSRRNATVTLQNDIALVDNLTVVSNCDYLLIAVAAQSLRDVLNECQIQKLQIPIVLCMKGLETKSGLRLSQVATQCLDENYPTAVWLGPGHPQDFAAGIPNCMVIDSQHDALRRDAADAFSSPLIRIYYGNDLIGNEIGAAAKNVVGIAAGMLDGSGRSSLKGALMARGAYEISQLTAKLGGDIRSTYGLCHLGDYEATLFSPHSQNRLYGEQFIQGKPSQKLAEGYHSVPAFIELAQQQQIELPICQAVYDIIYKHADTAVVLERLFARETRYEFI; the protein is encoded by the coding sequence ATGCATGTCGGCATACTCGGCAGCGGTCGCTGGGCAACGTTTTTGGCATGGTACACACGGCAATTAGGACATGCCGTAACGCTTTGGGGGCGGACTCAGTCGGAACGTTTCCGGCAATTACAAACCTCACGCCGCAATGCCACTGTCACGTTGCAAAATGATATTGCTCTGGTAGACAATCTTACTGTTGTATCAAATTGCGACTATCTGCTCATCGCTGTCGCAGCGCAATCGCTGCGCGATGTGTTGAATGAATGCCAAATACAGAAGCTGCAAATCCCTATTGTCTTGTGCATGAAAGGTTTAGAAACTAAGAGCGGCTTACGGCTCAGCCAAGTCGCGACGCAATGCCTGGACGAAAATTACCCTACTGCCGTATGGCTCGGCCCGGGACATCCGCAGGATTTTGCTGCCGGCATCCCCAACTGCATGGTTATCGACAGCCAGCACGACGCACTGCGGCGCGATGCCGCCGATGCTTTTTCCAGTCCGCTTATCCGTATCTATTATGGCAATGACTTAATCGGCAACGAAATCGGCGCGGCAGCCAAAAACGTTGTCGGCATTGCGGCAGGCATGCTTGACGGCTCGGGACGCAGCAGCCTCAAAGGCGCGTTGATGGCACGGGGCGCATACGAAATTTCACAATTAACCGCTAAACTTGGCGGTGATATCCGCTCAACTTATGGCTTATGCCACCTCGGCGATTATGAGGCAACACTCTTTTCCCCGCACAGTCAAAATCGCTTATATGGCGAACAGTTTATCCAAGGCAAACCGAGCCAAAAGCTGGCGGAAGGTTACCATTCCGTGCCTGCATTCATTGAATTGGCACAGCAGCAGCAAATAGAGTTACCTATCTGTCAAGCCGTGTACGATATTATTTATAAACACGCCGATACCGCCGTAGTACTGGAGCGGCTGTTTGCGCGCGAAACGCGATATGAATTTATCTAG